GCCGCCGCGTGGCGCCCGGAGCGCTTCCTCGCGCTCTCGCTCTCCGCCGACCTGCACCGCGTGGATCCCGCCGCGGTGCGCGTGCCGACGACGCTCGTCGCCGCGGAGGGCGACGCCATCGTGCCGCGCGAGCAGATGGCCGAGCTGTCCATGCTGTTAGGCGCGCCGAACACGCTCGTCGATCTCGCGTCGCGCAACGGCCACGACGCGTTCCTCACCGAACCGGCCGCGATCGGCCGCATCCTCGCCACCGCCCTGTGTACCCGGAGCTTCGCATGAGCGTCGACCGCACGATCCGTCAGCAGGCGACCGCGACCCGCGCCGTCCGCGCCGGCATCGCCTCGGACACGCAGCACGGCGCCGTGGTGCCGCCGATCCATCTCTCGTCGACGTTCGCGTTCGACGGCCTCGGGGGGAAGCGCGAGTACGACTACACGCGCAGCGGCAACCCCACGCGCACGCAGCTCGCCGACGCGCTCGCGGAGCTCGAGGGCGGCACGGCGGGCGTCGTCACGAGCACGGGGATGTCCGCGGTCACGCTCGTGCTGCAGCTGCTCGCGCCGGGCGATCTGGTGCTCGCCGCGCACGACTGCTACGGCGGCACGCACCGCCTGCTGAACGCGCTCGCACGCCGCGCGCACTTCGACCTGGGCTTCGTGGATCTCACGGCGACGACGAGCGCCGTGGCCGAGATCGCGCGCCGCCGCCCGCAGCTCGTGTGGATCGAGACGCCGAGCAATCCGCTCCTCCGCATCACCGACGTGCGCCGCATCGCCGCCGCCGCGCATGCCGCCGGCGCGCTCGTCGTCGTCGACAACACGTTCCTGTCGCCCGCGCTGCAGCAGCCGCTGCTGCTCGGCGCGGACGTCGTCGTGCACTCGACGACGAAGTACCTCAACGGCCACAGCGACGTCGTCGGCGGCGCGGTCGTCGTGCGCGACCCCGCGCTCGCGGAATCGTTGGGCTGGTGGGCGAACTGTCTCGGCATCACCGGCGCGCCGTTCGACAGCTACCTCACGCTGCGCGGCGTGCGCACGCTGCACGCGCGCATGGTGCAGCACCTCGCGAACGCGCAGGCGGTCGTCGACGC
The window above is part of the Gemmatirosa kalamazoonensis genome. Proteins encoded here:
- the metB gene encoding cystathionine gamma-synthase; its protein translation is MSVDRTIRQQATATRAVRAGIASDTQHGAVVPPIHLSSTFAFDGLGGKREYDYTRSGNPTRTQLADALAELEGGTAGVVTSTGMSAVTLVLQLLAPGDLVLAAHDCYGGTHRLLNALARRAHFDLGFVDLTATTSAVAEIARRRPQLVWIETPSNPLLRITDVRRIAAAAHAAGALVVVDNTFLSPALQQPLLLGADVVVHSTTKYLNGHSDVVGGAVVVRDPALAESLGWWANCLGITGAPFDSYLTLRGVRTLHARMVQHLANAQAVVDALLAHDAVARVNYPGLSTHPGHQVATAQQSGYGAMVSFELHGGLPAVERFARALRCFTLAESLGGVESLVAHPASMTHASMDAAARATAGISDSLVRLSVGIECAEDLVEDLETALDEALVVTPAVPPAFTLAEPEAARQVAAVA